Proteins co-encoded in one Dendropsophus ebraccatus isolate aDenEbr1 chromosome 9, aDenEbr1.pat, whole genome shotgun sequence genomic window:
- the LOC138802122 gene encoding gamma-crystallin-3-like, whose translation MGKIIFYEDKNFQGRSHECNSDCSDLSSYFSHCNSIRVESGNWILYEQPNYKGYQYYLRRGEYPDFQKWMGFNDSIRSCHLTTQHQGPFIIKVYEKEDFRGQMMEFTEDCHCVHEKFRYQNIHSCNVLDGHWMFYEEPNYKGRQYYLRPGEYRRYSSWGANNPRVGSFRRVQHFY comes from the exons ATGGGAAAG ATTATCTTCTACGAAGACAAGAACTTCCAGGGACGCTCCCATGAGTGCAACTCTGACTGCTCTGACCTGTCCTCATATTTTAGTCATTGTAACTCCATCCGAGTGGAGAGTGGAAACTGGATTCTCTATGAACAACCTAATTATAAGGGATATCAATATTATCTGAGGAGAGGGGAGTATCCTGATTTCCAGAAATGGATGGGCTTTAATGACTCCATTAGATCTTGTCACCTAACCACTCAG CACCAAGGTCCTTTCATCATTAAGGTTTACGAGAAAGAAGATTTCAGGGGCCAAATGATGGAGTTCACTGAAGATTGTCATTGTGTCCATGAGAAGTTCCGTTATCAAAATATCCATTCCTGCAATGTCCTTGATGGTCACTGGATGTTCTATGAGGAGCCCAATTACAAGGGACGTCAGTATTATCTGAGACCTGGAGAgtacaggagatacagcagctggggAGCAAATAACCCAAGAGTAGGATCATTCAGACGTGTACAGCATTTCTATTGA